A part of Limihaloglobus sulfuriphilus genomic DNA contains:
- a CDS encoding DUF4434 domain-containing protein, giving the protein MLKYLIKFLVTLTFLTIAVEHIDAKPISGAFIQINPHMAGYSQSDWEEEVSLMKQCGMDTVIVSASISDGGKAHYQSSLDFVTEVADTALTKILTACDANQMKCFVGLVHDNRWWSSIGDEAVLSSMAANNIAAADELLSVAAEHASFAGWYVTEEIVFNVWSGDNRDMLINTLLNPVVEHLKSITPDKPAATAPYVYDITAGADNCRQWWDNLLSRVDFDIVMFQDGFGADINRKPELIVPYFKGLRQACIDNGAELWNDLEVFNQPDWTAKTFSDVRWQISLNEKHVSKIVTWEWFYITPTQRMRSDVRTVDRQNLYAKLLSHNRNLKIASLNKNYTMSKQPSASYPDSKNKLTDSQIDFEMDSHLGYYLTSGFGGGTSSVSVTIDLREDVPAEYGFSAVFMNRQGWGVNLPESVDVYISEDNTAFEKISQLETFPSAQDSLNVYFDFPQKIISPRYVRFEMRGLGWLMCSELSVYRSDIKGDYNSDARIDINDVNTLSQKWLDGGDEEKGINYGDFADIARNWKWQRDRSLHFRDKFYKLPNVQLSQGSPYMQNRTVESIASELAVNGVESIFVMQTSVNGLKPGLIDALRSRDIAPGLMLFADAVYTPTSELPEGWEQWKMGFLNTPGNNHLSFIHDGFREWMKQRAVSLCNDNGFAAVTFAEPMYPVYDGITKSSVRYADVSQAYQDIFKADTGESEFPNFTDPSDPHYFKTDTALYQKLVQHRIDSITDYFDEIINGEAGLRESAPDTMVITWSLACSKLENGGVDILPEWEGNDAYSIVKNAKPDMHYYQTHWPDWVDPQLSPEHVYSYIPNFRECWKAAPQVTVGVQDDIGSHDNMRRSNEYYQKYLEACAAAGAVNSTYYCFSLRSDVYNSAPQLKRISLNDGYEMPDMAVSALSAEVDQRADENGRLLLRIHTKDSDPANWLFISEIEINGVSGGFTYSISPLTPPYSGRPDNTGNDLANGVIAAMNLSDPDWVEWAPDVQGAAAYADIVLNLEPGSRVDSIDIYFLKYASTHVYPPDRIELGTGSYDLSVNSIDLEFDQRVHPNSAGLMMTRNITDSLGNVFKAQRAFRDGNMLILEMDRQVKRGDVLSVDIGGISDDPDSRWTTANIARGSLNTAAAGTVVTLTAE; this is encoded by the coding sequence ATGTTAAAATATTTAATAAAATTCTTAGTTACTTTGACGTTCTTAACTATAGCTGTTGAGCATATAGACGCAAAACCGATCAGCGGGGCTTTTATCCAGATAAACCCGCACATGGCAGGCTACAGCCAGAGCGACTGGGAAGAAGAAGTCTCTCTGATGAAACAGTGCGGCATGGATACCGTCATTGTCTCGGCATCGATAAGCGACGGCGGAAAGGCGCATTACCAGAGCTCGCTGGATTTCGTTACAGAGGTTGCAGATACCGCCCTGACTAAGATACTCACAGCCTGCGATGCTAACCAGATGAAATGCTTCGTCGGGCTTGTCCACGATAACCGGTGGTGGTCGAGTATCGGCGATGAAGCAGTGCTATCTTCGATGGCGGCCAACAACATAGCCGCGGCAGATGAGCTTTTATCGGTTGCGGCGGAACACGCCAGTTTTGCCGGCTGGTACGTTACCGAGGAGATAGTTTTTAATGTATGGTCCGGCGATAACAGAGATATGCTGATCAACACCCTGCTCAATCCGGTTGTGGAGCATCTCAAATCCATCACTCCCGATAAGCCCGCGGCAACGGCTCCTTATGTATATGACATAACCGCCGGTGCCGATAACTGCCGGCAGTGGTGGGACAATCTCTTGTCGCGGGTGGATTTTGATATTGTGATGTTTCAGGACGGTTTCGGGGCGGATATCAACAGAAAGCCCGAGCTGATTGTGCCGTATTTCAAAGGTCTCCGGCAGGCCTGCATCGATAACGGGGCAGAGCTGTGGAACGACCTTGAGGTATTCAATCAGCCCGACTGGACGGCCAAGACCTTCAGCGATGTCAGGTGGCAGATAAGCCTCAACGAAAAGCATGTCAGCAAGATTGTAACCTGGGAATGGTTTTATATCACCCCGACACAGAGAATGAGAAGCGATGTGCGAACCGTTGACAGGCAGAACCTGTACGCCAAACTGCTGTCGCATAACAGGAACCTGAAAATAGCCTCGCTCAATAAGAACTACACGATGAGCAAACAGCCCTCTGCGAGCTACCCCGACAGTAAAAATAAGCTCACGGATTCACAGATAGATTTTGAAATGGACAGCCATCTCGGCTATTATCTCACCTCCGGCTTCGGCGGCGGTACTTCAAGTGTATCCGTTACAATCGATCTGCGTGAGGACGTGCCGGCCGAGTACGGTTTTTCCGCTGTTTTTATGAACCGCCAGGGCTGGGGAGTAAACCTGCCGGAAAGTGTCGATGTTTATATTTCTGAGGATAACACCGCTTTTGAGAAAATCTCGCAGCTTGAGACTTTCCCCTCGGCGCAGGATTCGCTCAATGTGTATTTTGATTTTCCGCAAAAAATCATCTCGCCTCGATATGTGCGGTTTGAAATGCGGGGACTGGGCTGGCTGATGTGCAGCGAGCTGAGCGTTTACAGGAGCGATATAAAGGGTGATTACAATTCCGACGCGCGTATTGATATAAACGATGTCAACACACTCAGCCAGAAGTGGCTGGATGGCGGTGATGAGGAGAAAGGCATAAATTACGGCGATTTTGCCGACATCGCAAGAAACTGGAAATGGCAGAGAGACCGCAGCCTGCATTTCAGAGACAAGTTCTACAAACTGCCCAACGTTCAGCTCTCACAGGGCTCGCCGTACATGCAGAACAGAACCGTTGAAAGTATTGCCTCCGAGCTGGCTGTCAACGGGGTTGAATCTATCTTCGTTATGCAGACTTCTGTAAACGGGCTCAAGCCCGGCTTAATCGATGCGCTGCGCAGCAGGGATATAGCCCCGGGGCTGATGCTCTTTGCCGATGCGGTATATACGCCGACCTCCGAGCTGCCCGAGGGCTGGGAGCAGTGGAAGATGGGCTTTCTAAACACCCCGGGCAATAATCATTTATCATTTATCCATGACGGTTTTCGAGAGTGGATGAAGCAGCGGGCGGTAAGTCTGTGCAATGATAACGGTTTCGCGGCGGTAACATTTGCCGAACCGATGTATCCGGTTTACGACGGCATAACCAAATCGTCTGTGCGGTACGCCGATGTTTCGCAGGCGTATCAGGATATTTTTAAAGCCGACACGGGGGAGAGCGAGTTCCCCAATTTTACAGACCCCTCCGATCCGCACTATTTCAAGACGGATACGGCTCTTTATCAAAAACTCGTGCAGCACCGCATTGATTCGATAACAGATTATTTTGATGAGATAATAAACGGTGAAGCGGGACTTAGAGAGTCCGCACCCGATACGATGGTTATAACCTGGTCTCTGGCGTGTTCCAAGCTGGAAAACGGCGGGGTTGATATTCTGCCCGAGTGGGAAGGCAACGACGCGTACAGCATTGTTAAAAACGCCAAGCCTGATATGCACTACTACCAGACGCACTGGCCGGACTGGGTTGATCCCCAGCTTTCGCCGGAGCATGTTTACAGCTACATTCCGAATTTCAGAGAGTGCTGGAAAGCCGCGCCGCAGGTAACGGTCGGCGTGCAGGACGATATCGGCAGCCACGACAACATGAGGCGAAGCAATGAGTATTATCAGAAATATCTCGAGGCCTGCGCCGCCGCCGGCGCGGTAAACTCCACGTACTACTGTTTCTCGCTTCGCAGTGATGTATATAACTCCGCTCCGCAGCTAAAGAGAATCAGCCTCAACGACGGCTACGAGATGCCGGATATGGCCGTCTCGGCTCTGTCGGCGGAAGTTGACCAGAGGGCCGACGAAAACGGCAGACTGCTTCTGCGCATACATACAAAAGACAGTGACCCTGCAAACTGGCTTTTTATCTCGGAAATTGAAATCAACGGCGTCTCCGGCGGGTTCACCTACAGCATCTCACCGCTGACGCCGCCGTATTCGGGCAGGCCCGACAATACCGGCAATGACCTTGCCAACGGTGTGATAGCGGCGATGAACCTTTCAGATCCCGACTGGGTCGAATGGGCACCGGATGTCCAGGGCGCCGCTGCGTATGCTGATATTGTCCTGAATCTCGAGCCCGGAAGCCGGGTGGATTCTATCGATATATACTTCCTCAAATACGCCTCGACACACGTCTATCCCCCAGACCGCATTGAGCTTGGCACAGGCTCTTATGACCTCTCTGTCAACAGCATAGACCTTGAGTTTGACCAGAGAGTGCACCCTAACAGCGCAGGGCTTATGATGACCAGAAACATCACCGACAGTCTCGGCAATGTCTTCAAAGCGCAGAGAGCCTTCAGAGACGGAAATATGCTTATATTGGAAATGGACAGACAGGTCAAACGCGGCGATGTATTGTCGGTTGATATCGGCGGCATCAGCGATGATCCCGATTCCCGCTGGACAACGGCAAATATCGCACGGGGCAGCCTCAACACCGCGGCGGCAGGTACTGTAGTTACCTTGACAGCGGAGTGA
- a CDS encoding DUF4434 domain-containing protein: MRITGTFIDEITVDIPSNNWSARHWAMDFRAMKHIGIDTVIIIRSGYQNKCIFDSQALKKHVGLMMPVFEDLFELFLSLAQENDMDLYFGTYDDYEMQHSGNHKKLIQINKDFIDEAWSRYGSYDSFKGWYVTQELATKDEHGAECIRDVGLHCKSITGQDLPVLISPFIAGRKQFDNPITLEQHENQWDYMLSVMQGAVDIVAFQDGNVDYHELPEYIAANKKLLDKYGMHSWSNLETFDRDMPYLRFPPTDWRKLWWKLDAAEKTEVEKIITFEFSSFMSPYSCWPSAHNLYDRYCDYFGIERLQREAENASQNRQFTASGVSG, translated from the coding sequence ATGAGAATTACAGGTACATTCATTGACGAAATAACGGTTGATATACCTTCGAACAACTGGAGTGCCCGGCACTGGGCTATGGATTTCAGGGCGATGAAGCATATCGGCATAGACACAGTGATAATTATCCGTTCGGGCTACCAGAACAAGTGCATCTTCGACTCACAGGCACTGAAGAAACATGTGGGACTGATGATGCCGGTGTTTGAAGATCTCTTTGAGCTGTTTTTGTCTCTGGCTCAGGAAAACGATATGGATCTATATTTCGGAACTTATGATGATTATGAGATGCAGCACAGCGGCAATCATAAAAAACTCATCCAGATAAACAAGGACTTCATAGACGAGGCATGGTCTCGCTACGGCTCGTACGACTCGTTTAAGGGCTGGTACGTCACACAGGAATTAGCGACAAAGGACGAGCACGGCGCTGAATGTATCAGAGACGTTGGCCTGCACTGCAAAAGCATAACCGGCCAGGATTTGCCGGTTTTGATATCCCCCTTTATCGCCGGCAGAAAACAGTTTGACAATCCGATTACTCTCGAGCAGCACGAAAATCAGTGGGACTATATGCTCTCTGTTATGCAGGGCGCGGTCGATATTGTGGCGTTTCAGGACGGAAATGTCGATTACCACGAGCTGCCCGAATACATCGCGGCAAACAAAAAGCTGCTTGATAAATACGGTATGCACTCCTGGAGCAACCTGGAAACATTTGACAGGGATATGCCGTATCTGCGGTTTCCCCCGACAGACTGGCGCAAGCTGTGGTGGAAGCTCGACGCGGCGGAAAAAACCGAAGTTGAGAAAATCATCACCTTTGAGTTTTCATCGTTCATGAGCCCGTATTCATGCTGGCCCTCCGCGCATAACCTTTACGACCGGTACTGTGATTATTTCGGAATTGAAAGACTGCAGCGCGAAGCTGAAAACGCCTCACAAAACAGACAATTTACAGCCTCCGGTGTTTCCGGTTAA
- a CDS encoding sodium:solute symporter family transporter, whose translation MSSNNMIDAAVVACYLIITFSVSAMSARFFKKKHDFVSEDGYFLAGRRMPAWLNGVSLAATALNSNVGPTYCGLAVVIGLSVCWYYMSLFNFSLLFAAFVFAAKWRQIGVSTGPEMAKLRYAGNNARVIRTYGSASMILLVMVPYIGVGLLGVHVVISPIFNYESRIITLVIVLPALLFYLWIAGYAGVVVADFMHTVVIVLAGAALMVSVLVRFGSPMALTENIQRVHSENSPAILSLFPSWGNEVFNPLMIVIFLLIYSLGAGGNIALDGQRILSCKTAKEATKVGIWALGALFLMLMAITLPTIGSLIDHPEFFSASPSQRELIYAIMLNDYLPVGILGIALAAICASAMSSVDSILSYSSQLIVNDLVHPFKKDLTEKQGIFIGRISMFVIMALSVIIVFWSSSLFGTVLVVAGLLAPAALHGWGQWWWWRPNVYSWATAIIGGPIVFLSVGFFLKKIPWWQLQLDAGPAMVQQLDALKIVISMAITTVLWVLVALLTKPEDMEVLKDFYRKAKPNGFWGPVRKAVEADGDNVEISKYVILSGLLAVIPVAAWINMLVLGLSALYVGSYIKASLLLIAAVPTALIAKRIYTWHVERLGAE comes from the coding sequence ATGAGCAGTAATAATATGATTGACGCCGCGGTAGTGGCATGTTACCTGATAATTACTTTCAGCGTCAGCGCGATGAGCGCGCGGTTTTTCAAAAAGAAACATGACTTTGTCAGTGAAGACGGCTACTTCCTCGCAGGCAGGAGAATGCCGGCATGGCTCAACGGGGTTTCACTGGCCGCGACGGCTCTCAACTCCAACGTAGGCCCGACCTACTGCGGCCTGGCGGTGGTGATCGGCTTGAGTGTCTGCTGGTACTATATGTCGCTTTTCAATTTTTCACTCTTGTTCGCCGCGTTTGTCTTCGCCGCGAAATGGCGGCAGATCGGCGTCTCGACAGGCCCGGAGATGGCAAAGCTGCGTTACGCCGGCAACAACGCCCGGGTCATACGAACATACGGCTCGGCCTCCATGATACTGCTGGTGATGGTGCCCTACATCGGCGTTGGCCTGCTCGGCGTACACGTTGTCATCAGTCCGATATTCAATTATGAAAGCCGCATAATAACGCTGGTGATTGTCCTGCCCGCTTTGCTGTTTTATCTCTGGATCGCCGGTTATGCCGGTGTGGTCGTGGCGGATTTTATGCACACAGTCGTAATTGTGCTTGCAGGGGCTGCGCTTATGGTCTCCGTTCTGGTAAGGTTCGGCTCGCCCATGGCGCTGACGGAAAATATCCAAAGGGTACATTCCGAGAACTCCCCAGCGATACTGTCATTGTTCCCTTCCTGGGGCAATGAAGTTTTCAACCCGCTTATGATAGTTATATTTTTGCTGATCTACTCACTCGGCGCCGGCGGCAACATCGCCCTCGACGGCCAGAGGATACTCTCATGCAAAACTGCCAAAGAGGCAACAAAGGTCGGCATATGGGCATTAGGCGCTCTGTTTCTGATGCTGATGGCGATTACACTGCCGACAATCGGCTCACTGATCGATCATCCCGAATTTTTCAGCGCTTCTCCCTCGCAGCGCGAGCTGATATACGCTATCATGCTCAACGATTATCTGCCGGTGGGTATTCTGGGCATTGCGCTGGCCGCTATCTGCGCTTCGGCTATGAGTTCGGTTGACAGCATCCTGAGCTACTCTTCCCAGCTTATTGTAAATGACCTTGTACACCCGTTTAAAAAAGACCTCACCGAAAAACAGGGTATCTTTATCGGCCGAATCTCGATGTTTGTTATCATGGCTCTCTCGGTTATCATTGTGTTCTGGAGCAGCTCTCTCTTTGGCACTGTGCTGGTAGTAGCCGGTCTGCTGGCGCCGGCGGCGCTGCACGGCTGGGGGCAGTGGTGGTGGTGGCGGCCTAATGTGTACTCGTGGGCAACCGCGATCATCGGCGGGCCGATTGTATTTCTTTCTGTCGGCTTTTTCCTCAAAAAAATACCATGGTGGCAGCTCCAGCTCGACGCAGGCCCGGCAATGGTACAGCAGTTAGATGCGCTGAAAATTGTTATCTCTATGGCGATCACTACGGTTTTGTGGGTGCTTGTGGCTCTTTTGACAAAGCCGGAAGATATGGAAGTTCTCAAGGATTTTTACCGCAAGGCAAAACCAAACGGATTCTGGGGGCCTGTAAGAAAGGCGGTAGAGGCGGACGGCGATAACGTGGAAATAAGCAAATATGTCATACTCTCGGGTCTGCTGGCAGTGATCCCCGTCGCGGCATGGATAAACATGCTCGTCCTGGGATTGTCCGCCCTTTATGTCGGCAGTTATATCAAGGCCTCGCTGCTGCTGATCGCGGCGGTTCCTACTGCTTTGATAGCGAAAAGAATTTATACATGGCACGTTGAAAGGCTCGGCGCGGAATGA